A window of the Bos indicus x Bos taurus breed Angus x Brahman F1 hybrid chromosome X, Bos_hybrid_MaternalHap_v2.0, whole genome shotgun sequence genome harbors these coding sequences:
- the CDK16 gene encoding cyclin-dependent kinase 16 isoform X4: MPGFQESCVIPGFHSGWVGTAAGSCQCASLGFRGPMRVRRLLGWDPFPSLPPAQVAMDRMKKIKRQLSMTLRGGRGIDKTNGAPEQIGLDESGGGGGSDLGEAPTRAAPGEPRSVRGPLSSAPEIVHEDLKMGSDGESDQASATSSDEVQSPVRVRMRNHPPRKISTEDINKRLSLPADIRLPEGYLEKLTLNSPIFDKPLSRRLRRVSLSEIGFGKLETYIKLDKLGEGTYATVYKGKSKLTDNLVALKEIRLEHEEGAPCTAIREVSLLKDLKHANIVTLHDIIHTEKSLTLVFEYLDKDLKQYLDDCGNIINMHNVKLFLFQLLRGLAYCHRQKVLHRDLKPQNLLINERGELKLADFGLARAKSIPTKTYSNEVVTLWYRPPDILLGSTDYSTQIDMWGVGCIFYEMATGRPLFPGSTVEEQLHFIFRILGTPNEDTWPGILSNEEFRTYNYPKYRAEALLSHAPRVDSDGADLLTKLLQFEGRNRISAEDAMKHPFFLSLGDRIHKLPDTTSIFALKEIQLQKEASIRSSSMPDSGRPAYRVVDTEF; encoded by the exons ATGCCAGGTTTCCAGGAATCCTGCGTGATTCCAGGGTTCCACAGTGGTTGGGTGGGCACTGCCGCAGGTTCCTGTCAGTGCGCCTCACTGGGTTTTAGGGGGCCCATGAGGGTCAGGCGACTGCTAGGGTGGGACCCATTCCCATCCCTACCCCCTGCTCAGGTCGCCATGGATCGGATGAAGAAGATCAAACGGCAGCTGTCAATGACACTCCGAGGGGGCCGAGGTATAGATAAGACCAATGGTGCCCCTGAACAGATAGGCCTGGATGAGAGTGGTGGGGGCGGCGGCAGTGACCTTGGAGAGGCCCCCACACGTGCTGCCCCTGGGGAACCTCGCTCTGTACGGGGCCCACTCAGCTCTGCACCAG AGATTGTGCATGAGGACTTGAAGATGGGGTCTGATGGGGAAAGTGACCAGGCTTCAGCCACGTCCTCCGATGAGGTGCAGTCACCAGTGAGGGTGCGCATGCGCAACCATCCCCCACGCAAGATCTCCACTGAG GACATCAACAAGCGCCTATCACTACCAGCCGACATCCGGCTGCCTGAGGGCTACCTTGAGAAGCTGACCCTCAACAGCCCCATCTTTGACAAGCCCCTCAGCCGCCGTCTCCGCCGTGTCAGCTTG TCTGAGATCGGCTTTGGGAAACTGGAGACCTACATCAAGCTGGACAAGCTGGGAGAG GGTACCTATGCCACTGTCTACAAAGGCAAAAGCAAGCTCACAGACAACCTTGTGGCACTCAAGGAGATCAGACTGGAACACGAAGAGGGGGCACCCTGCACCGCCATCCGGGAAG TGTCCCTGCTCAAGGACCTCAAACACGCCAACATCGTCACGCTACATGACATTATTCACACGGAGAAGTCCCTCACCCTTGTCTTTGAGTACCTG GACAAGGACCTGAAGCAGTACCTGGATGACTGTGGGAACATCATCAACATGCACAACGTGAAA CTGTTCCTGTTCCAGCTGCTCCGTGGCCTGGCCTACTGCCACCGGCAGAAGGTGCTACACCGAGACCTCAAGCCACAGAACCTACTCATCAATGAGCGAGGAGAGCTCAAGCTGGCTGACTTCG GCCTGGCCCGGGCCAAGTCAATTCCAACGAAGACCTACTCCAACGAGGTGGTAACACTGTGGTACCGGCCCCCTGACATCCTGCTCGGGTCCACGGACTACTCCACTCAGATTGACATGTG GGGTGTGGGCTGCATCTTCTATGAGATGGCCACAGGCCGGCCCCTCTTCCCAGGCTCCACAGTGGAGGAGCAGCTGCACTTCATCTTCCGCATCTTGG GAACCCCAAATGAAGATACATGGCCAGGCATCCTGTCCAATGAAGAGTTCAGGACATACAACTACCCCAAGTACCGAGCCGAGGCCCTTTTGAGCCATGCACCCCG AGTTGACAGCGACGGGGCTGACCTCCTCACCAAGCTGCTGCAG TTTGAAGGTCGCAATCGGATCTCCGCAGAGGATGCCATGAAACATCCATTCTTCCTCAGTCTGGGGGATCGGATCCACAAACTTCCTGACA CTACTTCCATATTTGCACTAAAGGAGATCCAGCTACAAAAGGAGGCCAGCATTCGATCTTCGTCAATGCCTGACTCAG GCAGGCCAGCTTACCGAGTGGTGGACACCGAATTTTAA
- the CDK16 gene encoding cyclin-dependent kinase 16 isoform X9, translating into MDRMKKIKRQLSMTLRGGRGIDKTNGAPEQIGLDESGGGGGSDLGEAPTRAAPGEPRSVRGPLSSAPEIVHEDLKMGSDGESDQASATSSDEVQSPVRVRMRNHPPRKISTEDINKRLSLPADIRLPEGYLEKLTLNSPIFDKPLSRRLRRVSLSEIGFGKLETYIKLDKLGEGTYATVYKGKSKLTDNLVALKEIRLEHEEGAPCTAIREVSLLKDLKHANIVTLHDIIHTEKSLTLVFEYLDKDLKQYLDDCGNIINMHNVKLFLFQLLRGLAYCHRQKVLHRDLKPQNLLINERGELKLADFGLARAKSIPTKTYSNEVVTLWYRPPDILLGSTDYSTQIDMWGVGCIFYEMATGRPLFPGSTVEEQLHFIFRILGTPNEDTWPGILSNEEFRTYNYPKYRAEALLSHAPRVDSDGADLLTKLLQFEGRNRISAEDAMKHPFFLSLGDRIHKLPDTTSIFALKEIQLQKEASIRSSSMPDSGRPAYRVVDTEF; encoded by the exons ATGGATCGGATGAAGAAGATCAAACGGCAGCTGTCAATGACACTCCGAGGGGGCCGAGGTATAGATAAGACCAATGGTGCCCCTGAACAGATAGGCCTGGATGAGAGTGGTGGGGGCGGCGGCAGTGACCTTGGAGAGGCCCCCACACGTGCTGCCCCTGGGGAACCTCGCTCTGTACGGGGCCCACTCAGCTCTGCACCAG AGATTGTGCATGAGGACTTGAAGATGGGGTCTGATGGGGAAAGTGACCAGGCTTCAGCCACGTCCTCCGATGAGGTGCAGTCACCAGTGAGGGTGCGCATGCGCAACCATCCCCCACGCAAGATCTCCACTGAG GACATCAACAAGCGCCTATCACTACCAGCCGACATCCGGCTGCCTGAGGGCTACCTTGAGAAGCTGACCCTCAACAGCCCCATCTTTGACAAGCCCCTCAGCCGCCGTCTCCGCCGTGTCAGCTTG TCTGAGATCGGCTTTGGGAAACTGGAGACCTACATCAAGCTGGACAAGCTGGGAGAG GGTACCTATGCCACTGTCTACAAAGGCAAAAGCAAGCTCACAGACAACCTTGTGGCACTCAAGGAGATCAGACTGGAACACGAAGAGGGGGCACCCTGCACCGCCATCCGGGAAG TGTCCCTGCTCAAGGACCTCAAACACGCCAACATCGTCACGCTACATGACATTATTCACACGGAGAAGTCCCTCACCCTTGTCTTTGAGTACCTG GACAAGGACCTGAAGCAGTACCTGGATGACTGTGGGAACATCATCAACATGCACAACGTGAAA CTGTTCCTGTTCCAGCTGCTCCGTGGCCTGGCCTACTGCCACCGGCAGAAGGTGCTACACCGAGACCTCAAGCCACAGAACCTACTCATCAATGAGCGAGGAGAGCTCAAGCTGGCTGACTTCG GCCTGGCCCGGGCCAAGTCAATTCCAACGAAGACCTACTCCAACGAGGTGGTAACACTGTGGTACCGGCCCCCTGACATCCTGCTCGGGTCCACGGACTACTCCACTCAGATTGACATGTG GGGTGTGGGCTGCATCTTCTATGAGATGGCCACAGGCCGGCCCCTCTTCCCAGGCTCCACAGTGGAGGAGCAGCTGCACTTCATCTTCCGCATCTTGG GAACCCCAAATGAAGATACATGGCCAGGCATCCTGTCCAATGAAGAGTTCAGGACATACAACTACCCCAAGTACCGAGCCGAGGCCCTTTTGAGCCATGCACCCCG AGTTGACAGCGACGGGGCTGACCTCCTCACCAAGCTGCTGCAG TTTGAAGGTCGCAATCGGATCTCCGCAGAGGATGCCATGAAACATCCATTCTTCCTCAGTCTGGGGGATCGGATCCACAAACTTCCTGACA CTACTTCCATATTTGCACTAAAGGAGATCCAGCTACAAAAGGAGGCCAGCATTCGATCTTCGTCAATGCCTGACTCAG GCAGGCCAGCTTACCGAGTGGTGGACACCGAATTTTAA
- the CDK16 gene encoding cyclin-dependent kinase 16 isoform X2, with translation MPGFQESCVIPGFHSGWVGTAAGSCQCASLGFRGPMRVRRLLGWDPFPSLPPAQVAMDRMKKIKRQLSMTLRGGRGIDKTNGAPEQIGLDESGGGGGSDLGEAPTRAAPGEPRSVRGPLSSAPEIVHEDLKMGSDGESDQASATSSDEVQSPVRVRMRNHPPRKISTEDINKRLSLPADIRLPEGYLEKLTLNSPIFDKPLSRRLRRVSLSEIGFGKLETYIKLDKLGEGTYATVYKGKSKLTDNLVALKEIRLEHEEGAPCTAIREVSLLKDLKHANIVTLHDIIHTEKSLTLVFEYLDKDLKQYLDDCGNIINMHNVKLFLFQLLRGLAYCHRQKVLHRDLKPQNLLINERGELKLADFAAHYLHLPGLARAKSIPTKTYSNEVVTLWYRPPDILLGSTDYSTQIDMWGVGCIFYEMATGRPLFPGSTVEEQLHFIFRILGTPNEDTWPGILSNEEFRTYNYPKYRAEALLSHAPRVDSDGADLLTKLLQFEGRNRISAEDAMKHPFFLSLGDRIHKLPDTTSIFALKEIQLQKEASIRSSSMPDSGRPAYRVVDTEF, from the exons ATGCCAGGTTTCCAGGAATCCTGCGTGATTCCAGGGTTCCACAGTGGTTGGGTGGGCACTGCCGCAGGTTCCTGTCAGTGCGCCTCACTGGGTTTTAGGGGGCCCATGAGGGTCAGGCGACTGCTAGGGTGGGACCCATTCCCATCCCTACCCCCTGCTCAGGTCGCCATGGATCGGATGAAGAAGATCAAACGGCAGCTGTCAATGACACTCCGAGGGGGCCGAGGTATAGATAAGACCAATGGTGCCCCTGAACAGATAGGCCTGGATGAGAGTGGTGGGGGCGGCGGCAGTGACCTTGGAGAGGCCCCCACACGTGCTGCCCCTGGGGAACCTCGCTCTGTACGGGGCCCACTCAGCTCTGCACCAG AGATTGTGCATGAGGACTTGAAGATGGGGTCTGATGGGGAAAGTGACCAGGCTTCAGCCACGTCCTCCGATGAGGTGCAGTCACCAGTGAGGGTGCGCATGCGCAACCATCCCCCACGCAAGATCTCCACTGAG GACATCAACAAGCGCCTATCACTACCAGCCGACATCCGGCTGCCTGAGGGCTACCTTGAGAAGCTGACCCTCAACAGCCCCATCTTTGACAAGCCCCTCAGCCGCCGTCTCCGCCGTGTCAGCTTG TCTGAGATCGGCTTTGGGAAACTGGAGACCTACATCAAGCTGGACAAGCTGGGAGAG GGTACCTATGCCACTGTCTACAAAGGCAAAAGCAAGCTCACAGACAACCTTGTGGCACTCAAGGAGATCAGACTGGAACACGAAGAGGGGGCACCCTGCACCGCCATCCGGGAAG TGTCCCTGCTCAAGGACCTCAAACACGCCAACATCGTCACGCTACATGACATTATTCACACGGAGAAGTCCCTCACCCTTGTCTTTGAGTACCTG GACAAGGACCTGAAGCAGTACCTGGATGACTGTGGGAACATCATCAACATGCACAACGTGAAA CTGTTCCTGTTCCAGCTGCTCCGTGGCCTGGCCTACTGCCACCGGCAGAAGGTGCTACACCGAGACCTCAAGCCACAGAACCTACTCATCAATGAGCGAGGAGAGCTCAAGCTGGCTGACTTCG CTGCTCATTATCTCCACCTACCAGGCCTGGCCCGGGCCAAGTCAATTCCAACGAAGACCTACTCCAACGAGGTGGTAACACTGTGGTACCGGCCCCCTGACATCCTGCTCGGGTCCACGGACTACTCCACTCAGATTGACATGTG GGGTGTGGGCTGCATCTTCTATGAGATGGCCACAGGCCGGCCCCTCTTCCCAGGCTCCACAGTGGAGGAGCAGCTGCACTTCATCTTCCGCATCTTGG GAACCCCAAATGAAGATACATGGCCAGGCATCCTGTCCAATGAAGAGTTCAGGACATACAACTACCCCAAGTACCGAGCCGAGGCCCTTTTGAGCCATGCACCCCG AGTTGACAGCGACGGGGCTGACCTCCTCACCAAGCTGCTGCAG TTTGAAGGTCGCAATCGGATCTCCGCAGAGGATGCCATGAAACATCCATTCTTCCTCAGTCTGGGGGATCGGATCCACAAACTTCCTGACA CTACTTCCATATTTGCACTAAAGGAGATCCAGCTACAAAAGGAGGCCAGCATTCGATCTTCGTCAATGCCTGACTCAG GCAGGCCAGCTTACCGAGTGGTGGACACCGAATTTTAA